Proteins from a genomic interval of Chelonoidis abingdonii isolate Lonesome George chromosome 7, CheloAbing_2.0, whole genome shotgun sequence:
- the CPLX2 gene encoding complexin-2 → MDFVMKQALGGATKDMGKMLGGEEEKDPDAQKKEEERQEALRQQEEERKAKHARMEAEREKVRQQIRDKYGLKKKEEKEAEEKAAMEQPCEGSLTRPKKAIPAGCGDEEEEEEESILDTVLKYLPGPLQDMFKK, encoded by the exons ATGGACTTCGTGATGAAGCAAGCGTTAGGGG GGGCCACCAAGGACATGGGGAAAATGCTGGGTGGCGAGGAAGAGAAGGATCCCGACGcgcagaagaaggaggaggagcggCAAGAAGCCCTTCGCCAGCAGGAGGAGGAGCGGAAGGCCAAGCACGCCAGGATGGAGGCCGAGAGGGAGAAAGTCCGGCAGCAGATCCGggataag TACGGcctgaagaagaaagaggagaaggaagcagaggagaaggCGGCAATGGAGCAGCCATGTGAGGGCAGCCTGACGCGCCCCAAGAAAGCCATCCCAGCGGGCTGCggggacgaggaggaggaggaggaggaaagcatcCTGGACACGGTGCTCAAGTACCTGCCCGGGCCCCTCCAGGACATGTTCAAGAAGTAA